The following proteins are co-located in the Brevibacillus laterosporus DSM 25 genome:
- the bluB gene encoding 5,6-dimethylbenzimidazole synthase gives MLQFTEQEKQGVYKAIEGRRDIRSFLKTPLPEDAIQRILEAGHHAPSVGFMQPWNFIMVTEQEIKDKLAYAADKERRALAIHYEGTDRSDRFMGIKVQGLQEAPLTICITNDPTRGGAHVLGRNSIPETDVLSVACAIQNMWLASCAEGIALGWVSFYKKADVREILGIPPHIEPVALLSLGYTNEYPDRPLLEVLQWEKRRNLQELIFQNEWGVQK, from the coding sequence ATGCTTCAATTTACTGAACAAGAAAAACAAGGCGTGTATAAAGCGATTGAAGGGAGACGGGATATTCGAAGTTTTTTGAAGACACCATTACCTGAAGATGCTATTCAACGAATTTTAGAAGCGGGGCATCATGCTCCTTCTGTTGGTTTTATGCAACCATGGAATTTTATAATGGTCACAGAGCAAGAAATCAAAGATAAGCTAGCTTATGCTGCAGACAAAGAACGACGTGCACTGGCTATTCATTATGAAGGTACAGATCGAAGTGATCGTTTTATGGGGATCAAAGTTCAAGGGCTACAAGAAGCTCCCCTGACCATCTGTATTACAAATGATCCGACGCGGGGAGGTGCGCACGTCCTTGGTCGTAATTCAATTCCAGAAACGGATGTCTTGTCAGTAGCATGTGCGATTCAAAATATGTGGTTGGCTAGCTGTGCAGAAGGAATTGCACTTGGATGGGTTAGCTTTTATAAGAAAGCCGATGTTCGTGAAATCCTGGGAATACCTCCACACATTGAACCAGTGGCCTTACTTTCACTAGGTTATACAAATGAGTACCCAGACCGTCCGTTATTGGAAGTTCTTCAATGGGAGAAACGGCGTAATTTGCAGGAATTAATTTTTCAAAACGAGTGGGGCGTACAAAAATAA
- a CDS encoding helix-turn-helix transcriptional regulator, whose amino-acid sequence MLENRVREHRARLKWSQQDLATAIGVTRQTIGLIEKGDYAPSVALALKMAHVFQVSVEDLFQLTVEG is encoded by the coding sequence ATGTTAGAAAACAGAGTACGGGAGCACCGGGCTCGTCTGAAATGGTCTCAGCAGGATTTGGCTACTGCCATAGGCGTGACCCGTCAAACGATTGGTCTGATCGAAAAAGGTGACTACGCTCCTTCAGTAGCACTGGCTCTAAAAATGGCACATGTCTTTCAGGTGTCAGTAGAAGATCTATTTCAATTGACAGTGGAAGGATAA
- a CDS encoding S-layer homology domain-containing protein: protein MTRRILHALLALVMMLTVIPFYPMGVGAASSGNNFIFENLPEIVNYKYLSLEGTLNQVSPIGVSYTVTPKNGTEGPQKTTGVIVSDDGRRIRVANIELFPGENTITFRGKNGASEITSSIKVTYIDTPLLYNLQFKSGSQKLPLNEQNATVVTKRFTTSNDIFTIEGNAPNVTKVIVESDGDSRSAFVNESADNYFIISQLKLKKGKNVLTFKLTNKDQVIESKREVIYFDGSATFFDTKVSVPDSTGKVNDYDLKDFPMILSQGTPQPADFTFTGDLMIPVDSSFTPAASTVEIMKVRFFEGSLSGTAKANITFKDAELTKQPDGAEYHHYRYTFKGNQLLEGNPPDDPAAPKPGAPAVFPFEIGKRYTVAMDGFNPVQSNKEASSVYDTNSDFGYTIKDDSKFQITGAEYIQSDKIPTGNDEGNKFDANTTINKLPFSIALLTKNLGAVNKITVHAIGQGGGKVPVTVSPATGTIRGERLWFTIRELPVNGTQTLEIEVEGTTGNDSYSIQVTSASGPVQEFSKIKDGQVFDYDPTITGYEDKLVSSMKEFEGTVSNVELDAASYTNGTIKLTLNNSDIPLEPKGDNYHFKMKSGTKVSFIEGQNTLVFKYKKGNVLYEKTYKITLLSNNYPEIPKGGTEGIYPYATEKPSKDNRFTGKDGVYTTKEKKMNIFGTFDFIDLPDSTAGIEARLNDMEKDIEAGNEPKYVLEIKSSDDKYDKKWILGKNKLLIDGKDTWGSKEVDNLEVKYLKDKKYFTFILSNIELPKDGTKLVYTFTVYNNGVNGTSKSTARLEVRAPGLMYDIVRPILPRQATLNQNFVEVVIDAPGADSITFGKNNVATKVDYDSDMDGKIDYPNAFRAVITDLKPNKANKISFTVKSANGDVVNDSFEVFYALSTIPGAQHMAPMTAKTNIFEKQLNLTFPKDTYLVRYDYNVPENLRGQVFKGHNILYGISNKEDGVVDRFDYLQERPKNFDDVIKDLGRDFEHSFDTHFVKASNVFWMDAGLADDPGTKEDYDPYPYGMLPIMPRALTDSLKLYNFNDVPVNRVLVPNKRGTLELAYDANVVSDAANHLTVMRYDPNKFFWENLGGKVNVSKKTITVPFDKFGYYVVAKLNDSFVDVVTHQYARNQVEAMFAKGVIKADNEVEFKPDTETTRGEFTAMIVRALQLPLVEKPPSQSFVDVPFDYNGTQKYDYRHIETAARLGIVRGKEPKIFEPNSKITREEVAVILARALKLKTETNAAKTTANLTKLFKDAPLVDRYAAPAVVEIAKKKLIIGSPVDPIDPKQGYIFEPKANMLRGDAAILMARVMAMQKLIPAVAEVK from the coding sequence ATGACCAGAAGGATATTGCACGCACTGTTAGCGTTAGTCATGATGCTGACCGTGATTCCGTTTTATCCGATGGGCGTAGGTGCAGCTAGTAGCGGGAATAACTTTATATTTGAAAATCTCCCTGAGATCGTTAATTACAAGTATCTATCTCTTGAGGGAACATTAAATCAGGTTTCTCCCATTGGCGTTAGTTACACGGTAACACCGAAAAACGGAACAGAGGGTCCACAAAAGACGACGGGAGTTATCGTTTCAGATGACGGTAGACGGATTCGTGTTGCAAACATTGAATTGTTCCCAGGTGAAAATACAATTACGTTTCGTGGGAAGAATGGTGCTTCCGAGATAACTTCTTCGATTAAAGTGACCTATATTGATACGCCACTTTTGTATAACCTACAGTTCAAATCGGGTTCACAAAAACTACCTTTGAACGAACAAAATGCAACGGTTGTAACAAAGCGTTTTACAACTAGTAACGACATTTTTACAATTGAGGGGAATGCTCCTAACGTTACAAAGGTAATCGTGGAAAGCGACGGAGACTCACGTTCAGCATTTGTAAATGAATCAGCAGATAACTACTTTATTATCAGTCAGTTGAAATTAAAAAAAGGAAAGAACGTCCTTACATTCAAATTGACCAATAAAGATCAGGTTATTGAATCAAAACGAGAAGTCATTTATTTTGATGGATCAGCTACTTTTTTTGATACAAAAGTATCCGTACCTGATTCAACAGGTAAAGTAAATGATTATGATTTAAAAGATTTTCCAATGATCTTGTCTCAAGGTACACCACAGCCTGCTGACTTTACCTTCACAGGTGATTTGATGATACCTGTGGACAGTAGCTTTACTCCGGCTGCGAGTACAGTAGAAATTATGAAGGTTCGCTTCTTTGAAGGCAGCCTATCTGGTACTGCAAAGGCGAATATCACGTTCAAGGATGCAGAGTTAACCAAGCAGCCAGACGGGGCTGAGTATCATCATTACCGCTATACCTTTAAAGGTAATCAGTTACTTGAAGGAAATCCACCTGATGATCCAGCAGCACCAAAGCCAGGAGCACCAGCAGTATTCCCATTTGAGATTGGCAAGCGCTACACAGTGGCGATGGATGGATTTAATCCAGTGCAGTCAAATAAAGAGGCTTCTAGCGTATACGATACAAACAGCGATTTTGGCTATACCATCAAGGATGACAGCAAGTTCCAAATTACAGGTGCAGAGTATATCCAATCGGACAAAATACCGACCGGAAATGACGAAGGTAATAAATTTGATGCGAATACTACCATCAATAAATTGCCATTCTCAATTGCTCTATTAACTAAAAATCTAGGTGCTGTTAATAAAATCACCGTTCATGCGATTGGACAAGGCGGTGGTAAAGTTCCAGTTACTGTTAGTCCCGCTACGGGAACAATTCGCGGTGAGCGTCTCTGGTTCACAATTAGAGAATTGCCAGTTAATGGGACACAAACGCTAGAGATTGAGGTTGAAGGCACAACTGGTAATGATAGTTATTCCATTCAAGTGACATCAGCTTCTGGACCTGTTCAAGAATTTTCCAAGATTAAAGACGGTCAGGTTTTTGATTATGATCCAACGATTACTGGTTACGAAGACAAGCTGGTTTCTAGTATGAAAGAATTTGAGGGTACCGTTAGCAATGTAGAGCTTGATGCAGCTAGCTATACAAACGGTACGATCAAGCTGACTTTGAATAACAGCGATATTCCTTTAGAACCAAAAGGTGACAACTATCACTTTAAAATGAAATCTGGTACAAAGGTTAGCTTTATTGAAGGTCAAAATACCTTGGTCTTCAAGTACAAAAAAGGCAATGTCCTGTACGAAAAAACGTACAAAATTACACTGCTATCCAATAACTATCCTGAAATTCCAAAAGGCGGTACGGAAGGTATCTACCCTTATGCAACAGAGAAGCCTTCTAAAGACAATCGCTTTACTGGAAAAGACGGAGTGTATACAACTAAAGAAAAGAAAATGAATATCTTTGGTACTTTTGATTTTATTGATCTGCCAGATTCAACTGCCGGTATCGAAGCCAGACTTAATGATATGGAGAAAGATATTGAAGCTGGTAATGAACCAAAATATGTACTTGAAATCAAGTCTTCTGATGATAAGTATGACAAAAAATGGATTTTAGGAAAGAACAAATTATTAATTGATGGAAAAGACACTTGGGGAAGCAAAGAAGTCGACAATTTGGAAGTTAAGTATTTGAAGGACAAAAAATACTTTACGTTCATTCTATCGAATATTGAATTACCTAAGGATGGCACAAAACTAGTTTATACCTTTACTGTCTACAATAACGGGGTAAATGGTACTTCCAAATCAACTGCTCGCTTAGAAGTTCGTGCGCCAGGCTTAATGTATGACATTGTTCGACCTATCCTGCCACGTCAAGCAACCTTGAATCAAAACTTTGTTGAAGTAGTAATTGATGCACCAGGAGCGGATAGTATTACATTTGGCAAAAATAATGTTGCGACAAAAGTGGACTATGACAGCGATATGGACGGAAAAATTGATTACCCGAACGCCTTTAGAGCGGTCATTACAGATCTAAAACCTAACAAGGCGAACAAAATTAGCTTTACGGTGAAGAGTGCTAACGGCGATGTCGTAAATGATTCGTTCGAGGTATTCTATGCACTAAGTACTATCCCAGGCGCGCAACATATGGCACCAATGACTGCGAAAACGAATATTTTCGAAAAGCAGTTAAACCTGACATTCCCGAAAGATACGTATCTGGTTCGCTACGATTATAACGTACCAGAGAATTTGAGAGGTCAAGTCTTCAAGGGCCATAACATCCTATACGGAATTTCTAACAAAGAGGATGGCGTTGTTGACCGTTTTGATTATCTACAAGAAAGACCGAAAAACTTTGATGATGTGATTAAGGACTTGGGTCGTGATTTCGAGCATTCCTTTGATACACATTTTGTAAAAGCATCGAATGTATTCTGGATGGATGCAGGTTTAGCTGATGATCCAGGTACAAAGGAAGACTATGATCCGTATCCATATGGTATGCTACCAATCATGCCACGTGCGTTAACAGATAGCCTGAAGCTGTATAATTTCAACGATGTTCCTGTAAATCGCGTGCTTGTACCAAACAAACGCGGTACGTTAGAGCTTGCATACGATGCGAATGTTGTTTCGGATGCAGCTAATCATCTAACCGTAATGAGATATGACCCGAACAAGTTCTTCTGGGAAAATCTTGGCGGTAAGGTGAATGTGAGCAAGAAAACGATCACGGTTCCATTTGATAAGTTTGGCTATTATGTAGTAGCTAAGCTAAACGATTCCTTTGTAGATGTTGTGACTCATCAATATGCACGCAACCAAGTAGAAGCAATGTTTGCTAAAGGAGTTATTAAAGCGGATAACGAAGTGGAATTTAAGCCAGATACAGAAACGACACGTGGTGAATTTACAGCGATGATCGTGCGTGCCTTGCAGCTTCCATTAGTAGAAAAGCCGCCAAGTCAGTCGTTTGTGGATGTACCGTTTGATTACAATGGTACTCAGAAGTACGACTACCGTCACATTGAAACAGCAGCGCGTTTGGGAATCGTTCGCGGTAAAGAACCGAAGATTTTCGAACCAAATAGTAAAATTACTCGTGAAGAGGTTGCCGTTATTTTAGCGCGTGCGTTGAAATTAAAAACGGAAACCAACGCAGCAAAAACAACTGCAAACTTAACAAAATTGTTCAAGGATGCACCATTGGTTGATCGATATGCAGCTCCTGCTGTAGTGGAAATCGCCAAGAAAAAACTGATCATCGGTTCTCCAGTAGATCCGATTGACCCGAAACAAGGTTATATATTTGAGCCGAAAGCTAACATGCTTCGCGGTGATGCAGCTATCTTGATGGCTCGTGTCATGGCAATGCAAAAACTGATTCCGGCTGTTGCTGAAGTCAAGTAG
- a CDS encoding NCS2 family permease produces the protein MFQLEKHKSSFKKELTAGFTTFFTMAYIMVVNPLILLDAGVPFQQSFTATVIAAMIGTLIMGLYANYPIAIAPAMGLNAYFAYSVVKTNQGLDYHIAFSAVFVAGILFVILSLTPLRSKLIEAIPSNLKYAITAGIGLFIAFLGLRMSGLITAHPSNLVALGDLHSPSVVLALIGLLITLIFYSLNINGALFFGMILTGLIAFLTGQLQFTNGFIAMPTLPEGILVSNPVTAFGDVLHYGLYSVVFSFLLVTLFDTTGTVLGVAEQAGLMKDNKLPRAERALLSDSVATLFGSMLGTSPTSAYVESAAGVAAGGRTGLTAVFIALLLGIGAFFGPLISSVSGLSAITAPSLIIVGSLMVGSVRHINWELPDEAFPAFLVLLSMPLTSSIATGISLGFISYPLMKILRGNWRQVHPLVYLFGVLFAFQLIAVPH, from the coding sequence TTGTTTCAACTAGAAAAACATAAATCCTCATTCAAAAAAGAGTTAACTGCGGGGTTTACTACATTTTTTACAATGGCTTATATCATGGTTGTCAATCCTCTCATCTTATTAGATGCGGGCGTTCCTTTCCAACAAAGCTTCACGGCAACAGTAATAGCAGCCATGATCGGAACACTTATCATGGGACTTTATGCAAACTATCCTATAGCAATTGCACCTGCAATGGGTTTGAATGCATATTTTGCTTATTCGGTTGTAAAAACAAATCAAGGACTTGATTACCATATTGCTTTTTCAGCTGTATTTGTGGCAGGGATATTATTTGTCATCCTCTCCCTTACGCCTTTGCGCTCAAAATTAATTGAGGCCATCCCTAGTAATTTAAAGTATGCCATTACTGCTGGGATTGGACTTTTTATTGCGTTCTTAGGATTACGTATGAGTGGGTTAATCACCGCTCATCCAAGCAATTTGGTTGCATTAGGTGATCTACATTCTCCTTCTGTCGTACTAGCTCTAATCGGTCTTTTGATTACCCTAATATTTTACTCACTGAATATAAATGGGGCTTTATTTTTTGGAATGATTCTTACTGGTCTAATCGCTTTTCTAACAGGCCAACTTCAATTTACAAACGGTTTTATCGCTATGCCTACACTTCCTGAGGGAATCCTTGTCTCAAATCCTGTAACAGCCTTTGGAGATGTCCTTCATTATGGTCTATATTCAGTAGTATTCTCTTTTTTACTTGTTACACTGTTTGATACGACTGGTACAGTCCTTGGAGTAGCTGAACAAGCAGGGCTTATGAAAGATAATAAGCTTCCAAGAGCTGAGCGTGCCCTGTTATCAGATTCTGTCGCTACTTTATTCGGTTCCATGCTAGGAACATCTCCTACTTCTGCTTATGTAGAATCTGCTGCTGGTGTTGCTGCTGGCGGTCGTACCGGACTTACTGCCGTATTTATTGCCCTGTTACTCGGAATTGGTGCTTTTTTTGGTCCATTAATTAGCTCTGTATCAGGATTGTCTGCGATCACCGCTCCTTCGCTCATTATCGTTGGCTCATTGATGGTTGGCAGTGTTCGTCACATTAATTGGGAGTTACCCGATGAAGCTTTTCCTGCTTTCTTGGTTTTGTTGAGCATGCCGCTTACCTCCAGTATCGCTACTGGGATCTCACTAGGGTTTATTTCATACCCACTGATGAAAATTCTAAGAGGTAACTGGCGTCAAGTTCATCCTTTGGTCTATCTATTTGGCGTTTTATTTGCTTTTCAGCTAATCGCTGTGCCTCACTAA
- a CDS encoding immunoglobulin-like domain-containing protein, which produces MSQRKRHLKWLNVFMVLCMVCSFSLPAAVQAADTSEVQEEVASQEVVTSQEEITPQEVIEHVKQKKVKVRDVSAVNGEMTITLSDIPEDTPEPGNFQLSVKENIFEGWSSLEATDFVWDESNKTARVHFESIKGGELDKRVTVRVEAYGSKKTAKPFLVQATSSKVFAVKINNLADDNILEIDSALDGSLTLKAVAIDSRGREIEGKVVNWSSSDRRVATVNEDGVVTAKAIGLAIIQAEVDHRIALFPVVVKKPGPSITLSTSSIHESDANDGGVADSLLVELHHAKFLPLFFKSSVQVKGLPEGLSYTAKLEGDDRLRITFSGKAVRHEAKDSVDHVYVIVKHDMVFGAITHLVSPEFSINFKDSKNEKAPMYLDAKLDEHNKRITLRFDEEITSAVSEDALRGAIQIARDGSDFAPLKEGDHVSFDGQKLIVSLAQGLRGSDNKIRLQANTIQNVAGNRLTEEVVSESLVASIATIADLKQRVNEVVTLQGIVTADNASIGGGKLSTYIQDETAGINLFASKWASYPDVKEGDLVQVTGKIVVYKNLTEITPETSADIVVISTGNHVPEAKSLTVAQLNEVALAEKYEGMLISSQVYLLSVPSSESGGGYNLRMIDENFQGITVRVMKESVDVAQLTAGQWYQVEGVLAQYNELYQILPRKQTDLNLLQDQPPAPQPGEAFPSVVKDVVDGDTIHLSQPVLGVDTVRFVNMDTAETYHMKDPNFDYTKVYNGTDDSSKDKNQKAHGERAKHHLKKLIAPGDSITIKPASTPIDAYGRLLAEVILADGRNVNLEMVRDGYASMYIIWPVKDETFKQYSKAVKEAKQAGIGIWNAQDPLTELPFEFRAREQKKTLSRPVGDASTKTYVQPFDFQKVAVENRLFFNSTQEAEQAGYTSAPTDEKNSLLTIRQLPDKTPIVTATGVVSTVSDSRNSFYIQDDKAGILVFQPATQTPVKPGDMITISKGLKDTYNGEVEIMQAEFSITGTFTEPQAISVEANQLVDKQGMLVRLAEATVSQVSPSKLVVTTSTGSIEVFLGKYGVSLPELREKDVVDVTGIASIFKSTAQVYPRSVKDIVILRSGLTDVDRVAADKASLSVGDESGTVRTDVILPTSGAYGSAITWVSDQPAIISEQGKVTRPAKGSPDAKVTLTATLKKGTSSDTKMFLLTVPAQTITDEEAVETVKASLNVTYDGTATSVSLPKMGANNVSIQWSLQDNAHSTIVQIENGHVNRAAVSKATDVVLIATIKLGSAQLQKVFSIRVTPLGDVPVVHPITAADTQITGTAKPGTDVTIRTGTILVGTGKVDQLGAFNVKIPAQPVGTVLEIIASNSATQYESEAVYVLVTESTGAPSIISVDDITASVRKGANYTLPTTVLASMSNGSKQQVPVGSWNPNVADTSSLGTFSFEGTIEGYAQKVRLTLQVTEEEAGLTVAQALALPQGITITLEAYVQTVEPNAQFAGYGIYLADQPGDETTNALIVKFVNADRNGPYAVANAAGKKVKITGILHDKAYFSKKGIATYTHIQLVP; this is translated from the coding sequence TTGTCACAGCGAAAAAGGCATTTGAAATGGTTGAATGTTTTCATGGTTCTCTGTATGGTATGTTCATTTAGCCTACCAGCTGCTGTACAAGCGGCAGACACATCGGAAGTGCAAGAAGAAGTCGCATCCCAAGAAGTAGTAACATCTCAAGAAGAAATAACACCCCAAGAAGTGATTGAACATGTAAAACAAAAGAAGGTGAAGGTGAGGGATGTATCTGCGGTCAATGGGGAGATGACAATCACGTTATCTGATATCCCAGAAGATACGCCGGAACCAGGGAATTTTCAGCTTTCAGTCAAAGAGAACATCTTTGAAGGGTGGTCTTCATTAGAAGCGACTGACTTCGTTTGGGATGAATCTAATAAAACTGCCCGTGTCCATTTTGAATCAATAAAAGGCGGAGAGCTGGATAAACGGGTGACTGTGCGTGTTGAGGCGTACGGCTCGAAAAAAACAGCAAAACCATTTCTTGTACAGGCTACCTCTAGCAAAGTGTTTGCTGTTAAGATAAACAACCTAGCAGACGATAATATCCTAGAGATCGATTCTGCTTTAGATGGAAGTCTAACTTTGAAAGCGGTTGCAATTGATAGTAGAGGAAGAGAGATTGAAGGAAAAGTAGTGAATTGGAGTTCTTCAGACAGGCGAGTCGCTACAGTGAATGAAGATGGTGTGGTTACAGCAAAAGCAATTGGACTAGCCATTATCCAAGCGGAGGTAGATCATCGAATTGCACTGTTTCCAGTCGTAGTAAAGAAGCCTGGTCCATCCATCACCTTGTCTACTAGTAGCATACATGAATCGGATGCTAATGATGGAGGTGTTGCCGACTCACTTCTAGTAGAGCTTCATCATGCCAAGTTCCTGCCTCTGTTTTTTAAATCAAGCGTACAAGTAAAAGGCTTACCAGAGGGACTCAGCTATACAGCTAAGCTGGAAGGAGATGATCGACTTAGAATCACCTTCTCGGGGAAAGCTGTGAGACATGAGGCTAAAGACAGCGTTGATCATGTGTACGTAATTGTGAAGCATGATATGGTATTTGGTGCTATTACTCATTTAGTTTCACCAGAATTTTCCATAAATTTCAAAGATTCCAAAAACGAAAAAGCACCTATGTACTTGGATGCGAAGCTAGATGAACATAATAAACGAATTACCTTACGTTTTGATGAAGAAATTACCTCGGCTGTTTCCGAGGACGCGTTACGTGGGGCCATTCAAATAGCAAGAGACGGAAGTGACTTCGCTCCTCTTAAAGAAGGGGATCATGTTTCCTTTGATGGGCAAAAACTAATCGTTTCATTGGCTCAAGGTCTACGAGGAAGCGATAATAAGATTCGTCTTCAAGCCAATACGATTCAAAATGTAGCTGGTAATCGGTTAACAGAAGAAGTTGTATCGGAGTCGTTGGTAGCTAGTATTGCTACGATCGCAGATTTGAAACAACGAGTAAATGAAGTTGTAACTCTCCAAGGTATCGTAACAGCGGATAACGCTTCGATTGGCGGAGGAAAGCTGTCCACGTATATACAGGACGAGACAGCAGGTATTAATTTGTTTGCAAGTAAATGGGCCAGTTATCCAGATGTAAAAGAAGGAGATTTGGTTCAAGTAACAGGTAAAATTGTTGTTTATAAAAATTTGACAGAAATTACCCCAGAAACATCAGCGGATATCGTGGTGATAAGCACAGGGAATCATGTGCCTGAAGCAAAATCCTTGACAGTAGCCCAACTTAATGAAGTAGCTCTAGCGGAAAAATACGAAGGAATGCTGATCTCCTCACAAGTATATTTACTATCCGTTCCGAGCAGTGAATCTGGTGGGGGCTATAACTTACGTATGATTGATGAGAATTTCCAAGGGATTACAGTTCGTGTTATGAAAGAGAGCGTAGACGTAGCACAGCTCACGGCAGGTCAGTGGTATCAAGTGGAGGGTGTTTTAGCTCAATATAATGAACTGTATCAAATACTTCCACGTAAACAAACGGATTTGAACTTATTACAGGATCAACCGCCAGCTCCTCAGCCAGGAGAAGCTTTTCCTTCTGTTGTGAAGGATGTGGTGGATGGCGATACGATTCACTTGTCTCAGCCGGTTCTTGGGGTAGATACGGTTCGATTTGTAAATATGGATACGGCGGAAACCTACCATATGAAAGATCCTAATTTTGACTATACCAAGGTTTACAACGGTACAGACGATAGCAGTAAAGATAAAAACCAAAAAGCTCATGGAGAACGTGCTAAACACCATTTAAAAAAATTAATAGCTCCAGGGGACTCGATTACGATTAAACCAGCGTCCACGCCCATTGATGCATACGGTCGTCTTTTAGCAGAAGTAATTCTTGCAGATGGTCGCAACGTTAATTTGGAAATGGTGAGAGATGGATATGCCAGCATGTATATCATCTGGCCAGTCAAGGATGAGACATTTAAGCAGTACTCTAAAGCCGTCAAGGAAGCAAAACAAGCAGGAATTGGTATTTGGAATGCACAAGACCCGTTGACTGAATTACCGTTTGAATTCCGTGCTCGTGAACAGAAAAAGACACTAAGCCGTCCTGTTGGCGATGCTAGTACAAAAACCTATGTACAGCCTTTCGATTTTCAGAAGGTTGCTGTAGAAAATCGTCTGTTCTTTAATAGTACGCAAGAAGCAGAACAAGCTGGTTATACTTCGGCACCTACTGACGAAAAAAATAGCTTGTTAACCATTCGTCAATTACCAGACAAAACCCCGATCGTGACAGCTACAGGTGTGGTAAGTACGGTTTCAGACAGTCGAAACAGTTTTTATATACAAGATGACAAAGCAGGTATTCTGGTATTCCAACCTGCTACACAAACTCCAGTGAAACCAGGAGATATGATTACCATTTCAAAAGGCTTGAAAGATACGTACAACGGAGAAGTAGAAATTATGCAAGCCGAATTCTCGATCACAGGTACGTTCACTGAACCTCAAGCTATTTCTGTAGAAGCAAACCAACTAGTAGACAAGCAGGGAATGCTGGTTCGCTTGGCAGAAGCAACCGTTTCACAGGTTTCCCCTAGTAAGCTTGTAGTGACGACCTCGACTGGTTCAATCGAAGTTTTTTTAGGGAAGTACGGCGTCAGCTTGCCTGAATTACGTGAAAAAGACGTGGTGGATGTAACTGGAATTGCTTCTATCTTTAAAAGCACCGCTCAGGTATACCCACGATCTGTAAAAGATATTGTTATTTTACGCAGTGGACTTACTGATGTAGATCGAGTTGCCGCAGATAAAGCTTCTCTGTCCGTAGGAGATGAGAGTGGCACAGTTCGTACTGATGTGATTTTGCCTACCAGTGGTGCTTATGGATCGGCAATTACCTGGGTATCTGATCAACCAGCTATTATTTCGGAGCAAGGAAAAGTAACTCGCCCAGCAAAGGGTTCGCCAGATGCAAAAGTGACCTTAACAGCTACCCTCAAAAAAGGGACCAGCAGTGATACGAAAATGTTCTTGCTTACCGTACCTGCTCAAACAATCACGGACGAGGAAGCAGTAGAGACAGTGAAAGCAAGTTTGAACGTAACCTATGATGGTACGGCTACAAGCGTTTCTTTACCAAAGATGGGTGCAAACAATGTTTCGATCCAATGGAGTTTGCAGGACAACGCCCATTCAACCATCGTGCAGATTGAAAACGGACATGTGAACAGAGCTGCTGTTTCTAAGGCCACAGACGTGGTGCTAATCGCTACTATTAAGTTAGGGTCTGCCCAATTACAGAAAGTATTTTCTATTAGAGTAACTCCTTTAGGGGATGTACCTGTTGTTCATCCGATTACAGCAGCAGACACGCAAATAACTGGCACAGCTAAGCCGGGAACAGACGTTACAATTCGTACAGGAACGATATTAGTAGGCACTGGCAAGGTAGACCAGCTAGGAGCTTTCAATGTGAAAATTCCAGCGCAGCCAGTGGGAACTGTACTCGAAATCATTGCCAGCAATTCAGCAACTCAGTATGAGAGTGAAGCAGTCTATGTATTGGTAACAGAATCAACAGGAGCACCAAGCATCATCAGTGTTGACGATATTACTGCTTCCGTACGAAAAGGAGCGAATTACACCTTACCTACGACCGTATTGGCCTCGATGAGCAATGGCAGTAAACAGCAAGTACCAGTAGGGAGCTGGAATCCGAATGTAGCAGATACAAGTAGCTTAGGAACATTCAGCTTTGAGGGAACAATCGAAGGGTATGCGCAAAAGGTTCGTTTAACATTGCAGGTGACAGAGGAGGAAGCGGGTCTGACAGTAGCTCAAGCCTTAGCTCTACCACAAGGTATAACAATTACACTTGAGGCGTACGTACAAACGGTTGAGCCAAATGCGCAATTTGCTGGTTATGGTATTTATCTTGCTGATCAACCAGGGGACGAGACTACGAATGCGCTGATCGTAAAATTTGTCAATGCAGACCGTAATGGACCGTATGCTGTGGCAAATGCTGCTGGTAAAAAAGTAAAAATCACTGGGATACTACATGATAAAGCGTATTTTAGCAAAAAAGGAATCGCCACCTATACACATATTCAGCTCGTACCATAA